The window AGCTCCGCGCCGTCGCGACGGAGGCCATGCAGCGGGCGTATGCCCCCTACTCCCGTTACCGGGTGGGTGCCGCCGCGCTCGTGACCGACGGGCGCATCGTGGCCGGCTGCAACGTGGAGAACGCCTCGTACGGGGTTGGACTGTGCGCGGAGTGTGCGCTGGTCGGCGACCTGCAGATGTCCGGAGGCGGGCAGCTGGTCGCCTTCGTGTGCGTCAACAACGACGGCCAGACGATCATGCCGTGCGGCCGCTGCCGCCAACTGCTCAACGAATTCGCCCTGCCGGGCATGCTGCTGGAGACCGTCTCCGGCATCCGCACGATCGATGAGGTGCTGCCCGACGCGTTCGGTCCCCGCGACCTCGAGGAGGCCGCCCGATGAGCACCGACAACATGGAGCCCTTCGACGCCGTAGACGTCATCCGCGCCAAACGCGACGGCGGCGTCGTCCCCGACGAGGCCCTCCGGTGGATGGTCGACGCGTATACGCGCGGCTACGTCGCCGACGCGCAGATGGCCTCGTTCGCCATGGCGGTGCTGCTCAACGGCATGGAACGCCGTGAGATCCGCGTCCTCACCGACGCGATGATCGCCTCGGGCGAGCGGATGAGCTTCGCGAAGCTGGGCAAGCCCACCGTCGACAAGCACTCCACCGGGGGTGTCGGCGACAAGATCACGCTGCCGCTCGCGCCGCTGGTGGCATCCTTCGGCGTTGCCGTGCCCCAGCTGTCCGGTCGCGGCCTCGGGCACACCGGCGGGACGCTGGACAAGCTCG is drawn from Microbacterium sp. zg-B96 and contains these coding sequences:
- a CDS encoding cytidine deaminase, whose protein sequence is MTDIDWDQLRAVATEAMQRAYAPYSRYRVGAAALVTDGRIVAGCNVENASYGVGLCAECALVGDLQMSGGGQLVAFVCVNNDGQTIMPCGRCRQLLNEFALPGMLLETVSGIRTIDEVLPDAFGPRDLEEAAR